The Fusarium oxysporum f. sp. lycopersici 4287 chromosome 1, whole genome shotgun sequence DNA segment CCATGTTATACCGGCATCTACAAGTACGCAATTGAACATTACGGAAAAGGTGAGCAGGGCGTCGATTGGTTCCTGCTGCCAGTCGTCGCCGAGACGTTTGACGGGCACCTCAACGACCTGAGACAGTTTGCTGTGACGCCAGAACATGTTGTGGACAGTATCACCAATGCTTCCGAGGAGCCGATTGCCGAGGGGAACGTGGGCGGCGGGACAGGCATGATGTGTCAAGGGTGGAAAGGCGGCACCGGGACCAGCAGTAGAATTGTGGCTGGGGAGAACGATACGTCGTACACGGTTGCCGCCCTTGTCCAGGCCAACTATGGGAGACTCCAGCATTTGCACATATCGGGCGTCCCGGTCGGACGGATCCTGCAAAAGAGAAACGCAAGCAGCAAGGCCGCCGCTGCTCATGATACAGAGTACGACGAGGCAAAGAACAAAAAGGATGGGTCCATCATCGTCATACTTGCCACGGATGCACCGCTTCTTCCTGTTCAGCTCCAGCGGTTGGCCAAGCGAGCGACCATGGGCCTTGCGCGTGTGGGCAGTTATGCTCACAACCCTTCGGGAGATCTATTTCTTGCGTTTTCCACAGCTGCCGAGATACCCGTGCAGACAGTCACCGGCCAGCACAGGGCCGTTGATCCATTCAAGCCTGGGCTGATTAACATAGAAGCAACCGACAACCAGACTATTAATGGCCTCTTTGAAGCAGCAGCGGATGCCACAGAAGAGGCTATATATAATGCGCTCACTATGGCTGAGACAATGACAGGCAATATGGGCCGCACGGTAGAAGCCCTGCCATTGCAAGCCACCAGGGAAATTATAGCCAGATTTAAAGAAGTTGAGGGTTCATTCGTGTAAATGGTAGAAGTAGTGGATGGTATAAGTAGGTAACATGCTCTAtgcatttcttttttttcttaaaCTAACTGGCATGCTGGATCGCTCACCCTGACTCCCGCAGCCATTTATAGTACTGGTATAGGATATCACCAAAGCCACTCAAGGCTAAATGTGACTTTACAGAGAGTATCCAATCCTCTTGGTGCCTTCGCAGCTTTGTTATTATAACAGGCCTCGCGACGTAGACGGAGCCTACTTTCCGGGATACATTTTCGAGTTCCTTCTGGCGTTTGCTACTAGGATATTGGCTTTACCATACCTAGGGGAAACCCGGCTTACCTATGCGAGTCGCAACTTCAATTAACGTCGAGGGGGGCTTCCATTTCCAATGCCCATACGCAGCAGTAGAGATCTGACATAGGGATAATAGTTAGTTTAACGGGGTTTCAATAGGAAGCTGTAACTCGAGAACCGGCGATATATTCATGCTTAGGGCAGCAGGACAGCTGTCATTCCAGAGGTCCTGGTAGCTAGTGTAGGAGTTGGATATTGGGTTATCATGTAATAAACCAGTCTCCCCTGAGATGCTGGCCATATAGTCTTCCTCTGTCACTCTTAGAAGAAGGGCTAAAGGGCCTTATGACCATCGCTGCCCCGAAGTagtattaaaagatatattaaaggCATTAAAGGTTAAACCGTAGTCTATTAGAGAAATTATATAGAAGATAAATTAAGATTTAGGTACATAGCTTAAGAAGATTATTAGGGctaataattactataataagataaaaaacttaaagaGAGATAAcatttattatcttaaggCTTAGTAAGGCTATTAGTATAAGGATTACTTATTCTtatactaagttataaattaaaatagtatttaaagatataaaatcttattaaaaagtataaaaaaaaaaaaaataaaaaaaataaaaaaaaaaaaaaaaagaaagaaagaaaggaaaaaaaggaaaaaaagaaattataaCCAGTCCTTAATACAGTAGTAGTAGGGGATGGTAGGCGCTTGGTAGATGTGTTGAAGCGGCTTGCAGATGCATGCTAAAATCTAAAAGGGCAGTAGGGTTTCGAGAAATGCTGGAACTATTCTATAAGTTATTATAGTATGAAATTAGATAAAGATAAATTGTAAAGGAAATTCCATGAccttttaatattttatgTAAATTAGGGCCATATATGACAAGAGAGCTTACTAAATTCCAAGAATTACATAAATAGCAAACCTAAAAGCCACGTGCGCCAGAGTATATCTGCCCTGAGCGTCGTTCTACTTGTCTCCCTCCATCTTTTCCACCGTCGTCCTTATGTTCGTGACCTCCTCTACTGtcccctccttcttcctcttctcctctaATCCGTACATAGTTTCCAGTTCAGATCTTAGTCTGTTGTCCCTGCAGATGCAGGCCAGCACGAATCCTATGCCTGCGAACGCGATGGTTGGCTGGAAAGCCTTCTGGATCGCTAGCTGGAACGTCTCACGGATCTGGCTCTGCACGGGATCATCGAAACTCATGACGAAATCCTTGGATCCAAGAGCGAAGGCGTCGCCTGCATTCAAAAGAGCGCGAACTTCGGGGTCGTCGATGCGGGACGAGTACTTTGAaatgaagatgttgaagattgtgCTGGGTATAGCAATGCCGAAGATCATGGCCATGCCTCGGATGTAGGTGAATCCGGCCGTTGCCGCTGCCATGTCCGCCTCAGCTGTCCATGACTGGATAGCCGGAAGCGTTGAGCCAGCCAAAAAGCCTGTACCGATGGGCTGAACAAAGAGTTTGAATACCCACTCAGCGTTTGAGTCTTCTCGCTTGAGCGTCGAGAAGATGCCTTGCCCTACCGTGAGGAGAGTAAAGCCCACGACGTGGAAAACCTTGTACTTGGCAACCTTTGGAAGAGCAACGGCGGTAAAGATCATGCTGGGCATCATGAATGCTGTCAGCGGGATCATCTGTACACCTGTTCGGCCTGCAGACGAGGCCATGACGCCCTGGAAAAACAATGGTAGGAAGTAGGCCGGTAAGAAAAGGCAGAAGTTGCACATGAAGGTTTCGATGTACAGCAGGATGGAGCTCCAGTGTTTGAATATACGAAGCGGGACGACAGGCTCGGTAGCCCACTTGGCCTcccagacgaagaagacaacTGCACCGATAATGCCTATGATGAGCGGTGCAAGGACCTCTGGTGAGTCCCAAGGATATACGACATGTGCCCACGTCAAGGCAAGGAGAATACTGATACTAGAGCCAGTGATAATGATGTTGCCAACCCAGTCGATGCGGCGGAGCTTGGTCATGATGGTCTCATTTCGGTTCCACTTGACGTGGAGGAAGAGGTAAAGGCCTATTAGTGCAACACCAGCAATGGGGACATTGATATAGAAGATCTTAAGATAACGACGTTAGAATATCAAGTTTCGCCAAAAGAAGGTATAGTTACAGCTCACCCATCGCCAGGACACGTTGTTGACAAGGGCACCACTAATAATAGGTCCCGAGATGAGAGAAAAGGCCGCTAAACTGAGCGTCATGCCGATGTACTTGGAACGCTCTCTCAAGGGGACGAGATCCGAGATGACCATTTCTGTAAGCATGACACAATTCTGGCTCGCAACGCCCTGGATACCTCGACCAGCCAGCATCATTGCCTCATTCGTGGCGGCTCCGCACATAACACAACCGACAATGAAAAGCGAAGTGACGACGATGGTCACCCAACGGCGGCCGAAGATGTTGGCGAGTTGTGCTGTCAGGGGCAACACAGACGTTCTATAGCCATCAGCCTGTTTATCCCGGAACTTGGTTCTTATGCACTCCTACCCGGTGAGCAACTGTATGTGAGCAACCCAGACGTAGTTGCTTCCGATCTTCAGGTCCTCCACAATAAACGGCAACGCGGTCCCAATGATGGTGTTCTCGAGCGTAGCGAGGAAGATAAGCAGTGATAGGTTCGCCAGGATGATCCAGAAGCGAAAGGATGGCTTGAATTCGGCCACggcctcttcatcattaCTATTCGGGGTGTTGCCCTCTGCTGCTTCGTTTTTGCTCTCGTTGCTAGCGCCGCTGGACTGGGGAAGATGCACGTCTGGCGGAGACGTGGTGTCTTGTTGAGTGATGCCACCCATGATTGCCAAATGATACTCGGGCTGTCCTATCCTCGGAATGTTTAAAGGAATATTTGAGGATTAATTAAATGGGAATGAAGAGTGAGACGTAAGTGTAAATAAGCACAAATTACAGGCGTAAGCTGACATCGCCAGCGGAAACTATAGGACCATGGCGGTTAAGCGCCCTACTGCGCGGGTATGGCTCTGAATCCTGATGACGTTTGATTTTACCGTCAGCGTGAGACAAGAGGGCTGGGAACATATCAAACAAATCTTTTAAAATATACTATGAACGTGGCTATCTATAATATGCTTGGCTAATTTACTGGCGGGCTATCACAGTTGATACCTGGGgaaagattataataatctGATAAAGGGGATGGTATTTTATTTCGTGCGTAGCCATCAAACATTCAAATTCGCATAAGCCACTGTGAACTAAGGGTCGAACACGATGCCTAATTGGACGATGACCGACTCGTCTTACATGCGTTCAGGGTGTATGCAAGATGTAAGCGTGCGTGATTAGTTAGATAATTGAACGGAATTCCGATTGATCGCTGTGACCCGTTCAAGAGCCTGTCTTACTTGTCGCAGGAAGAAGGGTGTGAGTAAGATCTATTCCCTTTTTATTAACCCCGCATCTTACtaatatttaaatagcaTGTCAGCTGTGAATTCTGGCTCAAAGAATGAGGGGGCCGTTGATCTCAGTGAGCAGCCTACGTCTGGCGGTTCACGGTAAAGAGCTCATATCTCATTCAGGTCCCAACATCTGCTGTTCGACCCGGCGCAGGCGCTCATAAATGGTTAACAGAGCTTCGCTATCCGTGCTCAGGCCACAAGAGAATCAGCGGGGACGTCTTTAAGatagaaataaaatatatactatttCGCAAATTTCTGCTTTAGCCTGCGTATCTGGCGCGTTAGATATTCGCATATAAGTTGCTAGCTATTACACCAATCATACTTTAGAGAGGCGCGATCACATCGAAGCTATAATATATGAGAATAAGTATGCGCCGTTTCTGGCTTCTAAATGGATATTATTATTTCACTCTGTACCTTCCTGTATCGGCAATTCGTGCACTGT contains these protein-coding regions:
- a CDS encoding D-aminopeptidase; protein product: MATSMSRQQTRGRLREVIPEAHLGFWPPGPKNGITDVPGVLAHTTTIRDESGQINTGLTTILPRKDWFHTACHAGVFRLNGSGEMTGTHWIEESGLLHSPILITNSFAVGPCYTGIYKYAIEHYGKGEQGVDWFLLPVVAETFDGHLNDLRQFAVTPEHVVDSITNASEEPIAEGNVGGGTGMMCQGWKGGTGTSSRIVAGENDTSYTVAALVQANYGRLQHLHISGVPVGRILQKRNASSKAAAAHDTEYDEAKNKKDGSIIVILATDAPLLPVQLQRLAKRATMGLARVGSYAHNPSGDLFLAFSTAAEIPVQTVTGQHRAVDPFKPGLINIEATDNQTINGLFEAAADATEEAIYNALTMAETMTGNMGRTVEALPLQATREIIARFKEVEGSFV
- a CDS encoding hypothetical protein (At least one base has a quality score < 10), with the translated sequence MGGITQQDTTSPPDVHLPQSSGASNESKNEAAEGNTPNSNDEEAVAEFKPSFRFWIILANLSLLIFLATLENTIIGTALPFIVEDLKIGSNYVWVAHIQLLTGTSVLPLTAQLANIFGRRWVTIVVTSLFIVGCVMCGAATNEAMMLAGRGIQGVASQNCVMLTEMVISDLVPLRERSKYIGMTLSLAAFSLISGPIISGALVNNVSWRWIFYINVPIAGVALIGLYLFLHVKWNRNETIMTKLRRIDWVGNIIITGSSISILLALTWAHVVYPWDSPEVLAPLIIGIIGAVVFFVWEAKWATEPVVPLRIFKHWSSILLYIETFMCNFCLFLPAYFLPLFFQGVMASSAGRTGVQMIPLTAFMMPSMIFTAVALPKVAKYKVFHVVGFTLLTVGQGIFSTLKREDSNAEWVFKLFVQPIGTGFLAGSTLPAIQSWTAEADMAAATAGFTYIRGMAMIFGIAIPSTIFNIFISKYSSRIDDPEVRALLNAGDAFALGSKDFVMSFDDPVQSQIRETFQLAIQKAFQPTIAFAGIGFVLACICRDNRLRSELETMYGLEEKRKKEGTVEEVTNIRTTVEKMEGDK